Genomic DNA from Alicyclobacillus fastidiosus:
AGCGCTTTCTGTGCATTCATGCGTGCATCCTCCCCACTTCTTGTTCAAACGCGCGTAATGCAGCTCGTGATGGGAGCCCTTCTAGATCTCCTTCACACATCACCTGCATGGCGCCAATTGCGCATCCGCGTGCGACGGCATCGGCAACTGGCAGGTCTTCAAGCAGTGCACTGATCACGCCGACCGCGAAGCCGTCACCGGCTCCGACCGTGTCAACCACCTGAGTGACAGGATATCCGCCGATGTACCCGCGCCTGTTCTGCGTCTGAAAGAACGCGCCATCCGGACCGAGCTTGACGACAACAGCGCCAACTCCCTGCTCGATATAGAAGCGCGCAATCTCCTCTGGATTCTGTAAACCTGTCAAAGTTCTGCCTTCGGCGAGTCCCGGCAGCACAATGTCAGCCATGGCTGCAAAGGAATTGATGGTTTCCACCATCTGTTGTGCAGACGGCCACAGTGAAGGGCGCAGGTTCGGATCGAACGTCAGGCGCTTCTTCGCCGCCTTCGCAGCCGCGATAAACTGCTCTGCGAAGTTCAACGTCTCCGTGGACAGCGCGAGTGGAATCCCTGTCATGTGCACCAAGGTCGCGGATTCAATCAGCGCTTTGTGATCTTCGTGAAACCGCAGTTTGCTCGCTGCGCTGTTTCGACGAACGTAATGAATCTCCGGGTCTCCCTCTGCGACCTTCGTCTTAAACTGATAGCCTGTGGTCGCTTCCTTGCAAACGCGCACGTAATCGGTGTTCACACCTTCCTCGCACAACCGCCTTGCAATGTAATCACCCAGGACATCGTCGCCAACTTGCGAGATGTATTGCGGACGATGACCCAGTCGAGCGAGGCCGACGGCTACATTCACTTCAGCGCCGCCAATCCCCCGCCAAAACTCAGAGACATCGTGAAGGCTCCCGGGTTCCCTCGCGACGAAGTTGACAAGGGGCTCGCCGAACGTGAGGACGTCAAACGATTGCATGGACAACACCTCCAATTCCACCCATTTGAACCGCTTTCAGCGCCACGACTTCTCGTGAAAGTACGTGCGCGTCCCAAGGCATCGGATATTCAATACAGATGGGTGCCCGTCTTGTCATCTGCTGCAACAGGTGGATGTCTGCCGCTTTCGCAGGACTGCCTAAATCGAGCGGGATCGTTTGCCGAACTCCGTGCTCATCCAGCTCGGAGTCCTTGACGTGCACATAGCGGATAAACGGCATCAACTTTGGCGCCACGTCTTGCATTCGTTCGCCGACAAACACCCAATTCCCCATGTCAAACGTGAGATGGATGGGAACGTCATACTCGGTACAAAGCGTTAAAAAGTTTTCGATCAGCCGAGCTTGATTCGCAACTTGTCGCTGGTCGTTCTCGATGGTCACGGTCGTTCGCTCGAGACGTCCAAGTTGGGCCTGTAAATGGGCCATGCCTTCCGCCGGATCGCGAACCTGTTCAAATCCCCCAAGATTCATCTTGATTACCTTTGCCTGCAATCGCTCAGACGCTTCGAACACCGATTGAATCGTTGGATTGACCTGGCCATTCGCCAGAAACATCGGGGTTGGCGTGGAGAATACAACATCCATGTCAAGTGCCTGACAAGTTGCCGCGATCTCATCGAGCGAGTCGGATGAGCGGTTCAGCAGTTCATCCCGAACCTCTATGCCATCGGCACCCGCTTTCGCGACCACTTCTGCGAGGAGCGTGTGGCCGCTCTGTGAAATGATAGAGGTAGGAAAAATAGATGCTGAGACATATACCTGTGTCACCGTCGGCACCTCCTTTGGAACCGGTTCCATTACGTTGCAAAAAAAAGTGTGCATCCGCCGCACGGATTACACAGCAGGCGTCGATGCCCGCTCCACCATCTTCACGGGGAGATGGATATGTTGATAAGGCTGGTCCTTTCCCTCTAGTCGCATCAACAGGCGCTCCGTCGCCTGTACGCCGATCTGATAGGTCGGCTGAGCGAGCGTGGTGAGCCGCGCAATTTCGGCCCACTCGGGGTTGTCAAAGCCCAATATGCCGATCTCTCCAGGCACGTCGATACCGTGGCTGCGCAATTCGAGAATGACTTGCAACAGAACGACCGCATTGCCTGCGAACAATGCTTTCGGGCCCGGCGTCGAGCTTTCGAGAAAGTCGCGAATGGCAAGGTGGACTTGCGCGTCGCCATCGACTTCCAGGACGTCTTGCCCCGTCGCCAATCCAGCCGCCTGTATTGCTTGCGCAAAAGCCGTGGCGCGTTCGGTTCGCGTACTGACCCCTTGCACGGGTTGTGTCACATACGCGATCCGCTTGTACCCTCGGCGAATCAGAAACTCTGTCGCATCCTTGGCCGCCTGACGATTATTGACTGTCACCACGTCCGCATCGAAATTCAGCACTTCACGGTCGACCAGAACAATCGGTAGATGATCGGCCTTCATGGCGTGCAGGAGGGCATTGTTTTGACCTGTCGTGTTAATAATCAACCCGTCGATTTGATGCGACTGCAGCATCAGGATGTAGTCGCGTTCCTTGCTGGGGTCATTATCCGTATTGCAGACCAACAGGTTATAGCCATGCTTGTGACACGCATCCTCAGCCCCGCGTAAAATCGCCGTCGAGTACGGATTTGTAATATCGGCCAGGACGACACCAATCAAGAAACTGTGCCTTCCCTTTAACCCGCGAGCGAGCTTACTAGGCTGATAGTTCAACGCTTGGATAGTTTCCGCGATGCGCTTGTACGTATCCTCCGCGAGTGATTTGACGTCTCCGCTGATAAAGCGCGAAACGGTCGTCTTCGACACACCAGCCGCCTTGGCGACATCGGTAATGGTCACTCGCTTTGCCTGAGCTCTCTTCTCGTTCATCGAATACCCTACCTCGCTCGTTCAGGATGGAACCGGTATCGGAAACCGGTTCCACAAAACACATAGTAAGCGATTACATAGGCGCTGTCAACGACCATTCCCAAAGGCTTGGACAATTCGCTAAACGGCGAGTACAAAAAAATTCGATCAGAGGTCGCAACGGCGGACATAACGACGGACCGCCAATCGAAGGGAATGGTTACGTAGCGAACATATAGATTGCGAGATGATGAGATGAAAGGGTTCGGGTTGATTATTTCTTTAGTGTGTGTCGCCATCATCACGTTTATATCGATGATCCTCAATGCGCCACTACTGGTGTTTGCAATAGAGGTGGCCGTGATTCTGATTCTCGACATATGGATTATCGCGTCGGGGTTTCGCCGAGAGGGCAAACGTAAACAACAGACAAAAGGTCCTGCACAGCGTCGCAAACGCACCCGCAAGGCGGCGCCAAATAGGAATCATCGAAAAGGGCGATACGCCGGATAACCCTGACCTTCGGTTTGCCTGTTTGTTTGTGGCTGTCCCAAAAGTGGTTTGGACACTTGCTCGGACACTCGCTGGTATTCGTACATCCGTGATCAGGGCCATCCCAAAGCCGAGCATGACTCTGGGATGGCTTTTCCGATCACTCCGGTGGTAATGACGCCTCGTGGGACTCAAACTGGGGACTGTCGTCACTCCATGGTGAACCGTCAGCGGTCGCACTATCAATCCAGTGTTCATCGTGCAGTGATGGTGCCTGTTCATCCGGTCTAGTCCATAGATTCCACCGCATTCTCCCACCCCCACCAATGAGGATGGCCTTCAAACAAGTTGATTATGAGCCTACGATTTGGATCGTCAGTGGGCTATCGCGGCGCTGATTCGCGCGAGCGCCCGATTGACTCTATCGGCTTCCGAGAGACTCGGATTTTCAAGGATATCTCTCACAGCCTTCGGCAAGGCGTGCGCTTGCGCCAATTGGTTCACGGCGTCACCTGCGACAGACCACTGCGCGGCGTCGGCTTCCTCGGCAAACCCGTGTAAAAGCGAGCGGACCATATACGGGTGATCCTTAGGGTGGTCCTTCGCTAACAAGAGTAATTTTTGAAACGTCTTGAAATCGATATTCATCGCACGCAGGCCTCCCATATGTCATTCAACGATCACTGTCCCCTTCATTTTAGCCGTTTATCCCGCGCTGGCTAAAGCGTACATGGCGCGAGAATAGGAATTTTGTAGTATACACGATTCATTGAATCATGTGATGAGGCGCCTATAATGAAACCGTACAGTTTGGACATCCCCCGCACCCCTCATCCCCTTTTTGGTGCGGGGACTTCTTTTGACGAAACCAGCGATTGGGGACGTGGGATGATGGAATCACATAAATACAGCGTCAGAGTGATTGAACACGAAGCGGCAATTCTTGCGGCAATCAGTACACTACATGAGGATTTAGGCGTTATTGAGCGACCGGAGTACATTTTGCTCCGACAGATCAACGAATACGGGATGGTAGGCATCAAAGAGCTGGCTGACGAGTTCTGTCTGGATCACTCCACCATCAGCAAACATGTCGCTGTGCTCGAATCGCAGGGATTGATCAAACGCCTGTCATTGGGTCCAGATGACCGCCTGAGTCTGTTCCGCACGACAGAACTAGGTCACGAAGTACTCATTAAAAACAAAGAAATGCGGTTAGACAAATACGCCGCCATATTGAAACGTTGGTCCAACAAAGACCTGCAAAAGCTCGGGGAGTTATTATCGCTTCTGAATCGAACCTTGGCAGATGATTGATCCATCGTCTGCGTTGTGAAGTCGAGATAGAAATTTGGCCTCTACAACTTGATGAATCGTTGCAGAGGCTCAACGGAAAAAAGTATCAAGTTCATTCACGCATCAGATTCTACCGTACGAAGATTACAGAGACGTTTCAAATGCGAACGGTTTGTAAATTTTCGCCGAAAAATACTCAAAACGATGGACCACTGCGCACACGCGGCGGTCCATTTGCATGCACACCGCGTTGACGAAAGTGGCTTGAAGTCAACGCGCTGCTAGGTTGTCCTACCGTGGGCCTGTGGATAAGATTGTAGATAACGTTGTGTATAACTCTATTTATCTGTGTATAACCCTGTGGATCGTCACATGGAACACTACTCGATGGACTTCAACTGCCGAATATAGCTTTCGACACGCACTTTACTAGGAACCACAGACTGCAGACTGCCGGTCGATTTGCGTGAGCGGATCGCGCGGATGATCGGGTACGGCTGATGCAACAGCGCGATAAGTAAACCAAGATCCTCTTTGCTAAGAGGGCGAACTCGGTCATACGCGTCGATCATGCCCATGGTCTTCTCGGCTTGCCACGGAGCGTTGCGATGAATGATATGAGCCAAGTCTTCCATGCGTACGTAGAGGGAAGTATTTTCGAAGTCGATCAGCTGATACCGATTCTGATGGTCGACTACGATGTTCGGATAATTGTAATCTCCGTGGACGAGCGCCCCCGCTTGCCTCTCTGCCTGGATAGCTCGCTTGACCCGGGACCTGCCCAATTGTTGCAACGCATCTTCGCACAGGTCGACGAACAACCGGGCATGAGGTCCCTCGTACTTGTGCTTCAACGTGCGGTGCTGCCGTCGGAATTCGGCCCCGATGTCCGTCACGCGTTTTTCCGGTGCCGACTCAGCCGAAAACCCTTGTGCGCAACGGTGGAAAGCGGCGAGCGTTCGCACGCCTCGCGCCAGTTGACTAGTCTGTTGAAACGATGGGTGACGACCCCGAACCCAATGTGACACCACGTACCAAGTTCGACGGTGCCCAATGGCAATCTCGCCATCGCGCGCGGGAAGGGTCTTCGGTACCCATGCAAATCCTTGCTCCGCCACGTGGTCCTGCACTCTGACGATGAATTCCAACTCCTCATAGGGTACGCGATAAGGTTTTACACATAGTAGTCCGTGTCGCTTCGTCTGAACTCGATAGACGTCTTTGACC
This window encodes:
- a CDS encoding sugar kinase — translated: MQSFDVLTFGEPLVNFVAREPGSLHDVSEFWRGIGGAEVNVAVGLARLGHRPQYISQVGDDVLGDYIARRLCEEGVNTDYVRVCKEATTGYQFKTKVAEGDPEIHYVRRNSAASKLRFHEDHKALIESATLVHMTGIPLALSTETLNFAEQFIAAAKAAKKRLTFDPNLRPSLWPSAQQMVETINSFAAMADIVLPGLAEGRTLTGLQNPEEIARFYIEQGVGAVVVKLGPDGAFFQTQNRRGYIGGYPVTQVVDTVGAGDGFAVGVISALLEDLPVADAVARGCAIGAMQVMCEGDLEGLPSRAALRAFEQEVGRMHA
- a CDS encoding TIM barrel protein, with the translated sequence MTQVYVSASIFPTSIISQSGHTLLAEVVAKAGADGIEVRDELLNRSSDSLDEIAATCQALDMDVVFSTPTPMFLANGQVNPTIQSVFEASERLQAKVIKMNLGGFEQVRDPAEGMAHLQAQLGRLERTTVTIENDQRQVANQARLIENFLTLCTEYDVPIHLTFDMGNWVFVGERMQDVAPKLMPFIRYVHVKDSELDEHGVRQTIPLDLGSPAKAADIHLLQQMTRRAPICIEYPMPWDAHVLSREVVALKAVQMGGIGGVVHAIV
- a CDS encoding LacI family DNA-binding transcriptional regulator yields the protein MNEKRAQAKRVTITDVAKAAGVSKTTVSRFISGDVKSLAEDTYKRIAETIQALNYQPSKLARGLKGRHSFLIGVVLADITNPYSTAILRGAEDACHKHGYNLLVCNTDNDPSKERDYILMLQSHQIDGLIINTTGQNNALLHAMKADHLPIVLVDREVLNFDADVVTVNNRQAAKDATEFLIRRGYKRIAYVTQPVQGVSTRTERATAFAQAIQAAGLATGQDVLEVDGDAQVHLAIRDFLESSTPGPKALFAGNAVVLLQVILELRSHGIDVPGEIGILGFDNPEWAEIARLTTLAQPTYQIGVQATERLLMRLEGKDQPYQHIHLPVKMVERASTPAV
- a CDS encoding MarR family winged helix-turn-helix transcriptional regulator, with translation MKPYSLDIPRTPHPLFGAGTSFDETSDWGRGMMESHKYSVRVIEHEAAILAAISTLHEDLGVIERPEYILLRQINEYGMVGIKELADEFCLDHSTISKHVAVLESQGLIKRLSLGPDDRLSLFRTTELGHEVLIKNKEMRLDKYAAILKRWSNKDLQKLGELLSLLNRTLADD
- a CDS encoding phosphotransferase codes for the protein MTLFSRIERSYGMQIDRWMAVKDVYRVQTKRHGLLCVKPYRVPYEELEFIVRVQDHVAEQGFAWVPKTLPARDGEIAIGHRRTWYVVSHWVRGRHPSFQQTSQLARGVRTLAAFHRCAQGFSAESAPEKRVTDIGAEFRRQHRTLKHKYEGPHARLFVDLCEDALQQLGRSRVKRAIQAERQAGALVHGDYNYPNIVVDHQNRYQLIDFENTSLYVRMEDLAHIIHRNAPWQAEKTMGMIDAYDRVRPLSKEDLGLLIALLHQPYPIIRAIRSRKSTGSLQSVVPSKVRVESYIRQLKSIE